One part of the Epinephelus fuscoguttatus linkage group LG12, E.fuscoguttatus.final_Chr_v1 genome encodes these proteins:
- the LOC125898020 gene encoding uncharacterized protein LOC125898020 — MYKKSKPNQDAVSQLLDLEFEARRAFIDCNVLKEEDRPTKILDAYPCFKELHHVMDELRRILDKGNKKFTDEVKKRWEDFCAKVQFYGVWKKVMKPPMNMDGVEHAIELVRALPTLFPSPAAPPKKIGHASEALLHVLQPTEDPTIYLQKRPLSSPLLLFDGSRCLVAIGTTPITTFAKEELGEGLLYLMAYYYTIHLTYPRCVATTDTVSVFSVMTLL; from the exons ATGTACAAGAAATCAAAACCCAACCAAGATGCTGTCTCCCAACTCCTTGACCTTGAGTTTGAAGCAAGAAGAGCCTTCATTGACTGTAATGTCCTGAAAGAAGAGGACAGGCCAACGAAGATCCTGGATGCATATCCATGTTTCAAGGAACTTCATCAT GTGATGGATGAGCTGCGTCGGATCCTGGATAAGGGCAACAAGAAATTCACTGATGAAGTAAAGAAGAGATGGGAAGACTTCTGTGCCAAGGTGCAATTTTACGGTGTTTGGAAGAAAGTGATGAAACCACCTATGAACATGGATGGAG TGGAACACGCCATAGAGCTGGTCAGGGCACTCCCCACACTCTTTCCTTCACCAGCTGCACCGCCTAAGAAGATCGGACATGCCAGTGAGGCATTGCTTCATGTCCTTCAG cCAACAGAGGATCCCACCATCTACCTCCAGAAGAGACCTCTCTCCAGCCCTCTATTGCTCTTTGATGGGTCCCGCTGTCTGGTCGCAATCGGAACCACTCCCATCACCACATTTGCCAAGGAAGAACTCGGTGAGGGTCTACTGTATCTGATGGCTTACTACTACACCATCCACCTTACATATCCAAGGTGTGTGGCAACCACTGACACagtttcagtgttcagtgtcatGACGTTGTTATGA